From a region of the Ardenticatena maritima genome:
- a CDS encoding HD domain-containing protein translates to MSVRFPETDPLELREIVYRRYCDACHQHDPAAIDLWDPVWRLTEQAHGEQRYADGLPYILHPLGVAHILLDWNVEPSVVLAGLLHDIRKHPAFKKPEEWNIPSPEVAELTKKANEIASKEPLAHYASHEEHRQAIYHNLLEDIRVILIRIASRLHNLRFYRSLSDDVCDFTQRNTEELFLPLLRHLRMWNVYSEMEERAFQIRDPQAFDHLSELVASVRFELEPQVAEVCAILHERIAAVLAEIVGEASIGEQLTVAPRWENAHYIYQRHLQTRRREVRTREALDTRWLYHIRVLVPQPWMAYVALMEIHRCYPALSGDFRDHLARSPSLLYTRLRTAVTVENLHTCRIFIQTPNLCALNQFGITAPPVYRAYQTGILPEDWAPIEQAALADFLKALKGSAVRANEVVVFTPQGEAHRFPVGATLLDFAYAVHTELGRQTSGATVNDGRKVGLDYELQHGDIIHIHRDENRQYPDEEWLQLVKTERARRKIRAQLNKRPERIGEKRLENALRRMGRSFDRRLQAQAATLARTYGMQSLDDLYRAIAANHLNAQEVARRICYPETAPAVYRFDLDPSEKEHYRDWGEPVYRFAECCHQRLQEDIGKAERKILPFVGEIRSSRRVIVHSMRCELAAHIPPNRRVRLVYHRAHDALQEVTFTVTASLPAAALVHRIAHEAEKHALALTNLRLETQTPGITRLVFTLQSDREHALFHFYELVRTLEYVNTVETDTPLLDERIEEHRRFANTAPTLLRMPFSASRPVDNPNYFVGRKQESRKIERYLCSEKAPGSLLIHGPQRIGKTSLLKYLAHLPGLRRMYTHVFVDLARTTTHSPAAFLRLLCREIKRQVPQVSTTPALGHGEEVFERFSEWLERDVLPRAQYPLLVKLDELGVFVEWSQDEATSAAFFNWLRSFIQHEERIAFILATSDRIVELLKHVGVYNLLNVTDHIALTVLSQKEARALIAEPLHGEVFFFTGALEMLARETGGHPFYLQILGAKLVDYLNQQKRRKVSEADVEHIIEAFVRTSNGAQFYHLWNRQDDVQTLVLAILAADRLRQPLPLHTIVGRLRQQAPDVSEQRIAETLSLLVERQTLIRIQSTSKSDVVYIFQVPLFGRWFARTYPLDLLLLKRRQKNRAF, encoded by the coding sequence ATGTCTGTGCGATTCCCGGAAACAGACCCCCTCGAACTTCGCGAGATTGTGTACCGACGCTACTGCGATGCGTGCCACCAACACGACCCCGCAGCGATTGACTTGTGGGACCCCGTCTGGCGCTTGACCGAGCAGGCGCATGGTGAACAGCGCTACGCTGATGGTTTGCCCTACATCCTTCATCCGCTTGGTGTGGCGCACATCCTGCTGGATTGGAATGTGGAGCCGAGCGTGGTCCTGGCCGGTTTGTTGCATGACATTCGCAAACATCCCGCTTTCAAAAAACCCGAAGAATGGAACATCCCTTCGCCGGAAGTTGCTGAACTGACCAAGAAAGCCAACGAAATTGCTTCCAAAGAGCCGCTGGCGCACTACGCCTCGCATGAGGAGCACCGCCAGGCGATTTACCACAATTTGTTGGAAGACATTCGTGTTATTCTGATCCGCATCGCAAGCCGTTTACATAACTTGCGATTTTATCGTTCATTGAGCGATGATGTGTGCGATTTTACCCAACGCAATACCGAAGAACTCTTCTTGCCCCTTTTGCGCCATTTGCGCATGTGGAACGTCTATTCCGAAATGGAAGAACGCGCGTTCCAGATTCGCGACCCCCAGGCGTTTGACCATCTGAGCGAATTGGTGGCGAGTGTGCGTTTTGAGTTGGAACCGCAGGTTGCTGAGGTTTGCGCGATACTTCACGAGCGCATCGCGGCAGTGTTGGCTGAGATTGTCGGTGAAGCGAGCATTGGCGAGCAGTTGACGGTTGCGCCACGTTGGGAAAACGCGCATTACATTTATCAACGCCATTTGCAAACCAGACGACGCGAAGTCCGCACACGCGAGGCGCTGGATACGCGCTGGCTTTACCATATTCGGGTGTTGGTGCCCCAACCGTGGATGGCGTATGTGGCACTCATGGAAATTCACCGCTGCTATCCGGCTTTGAGTGGTGATTTTCGCGACCATTTGGCGCGCTCACCATCGCTTTTGTATACACGTTTGCGCACGGCTGTGACGGTTGAAAACCTGCACACGTGCCGCATTTTCATCCAAACGCCGAACCTGTGCGCCCTCAATCAGTTTGGGATTACCGCGCCACCCGTCTATCGCGCGTATCAAACCGGCATTCTTCCCGAAGATTGGGCGCCTATTGAACAGGCGGCGCTCGCTGATTTTTTGAAGGCGCTCAAAGGCAGTGCTGTGCGGGCAAACGAGGTTGTGGTGTTTACACCGCAGGGCGAAGCGCACCGCTTCCCGGTGGGGGCAACCTTGTTGGACTTCGCGTATGCGGTGCATACTGAGCTGGGGCGGCAAACCAGCGGGGCGACCGTCAACGACGGCCGCAAAGTCGGGCTTGACTACGAGCTCCAGCATGGCGATATCATCCACATTCATCGCGATGAAAACCGCCAATATCCTGATGAAGAATGGTTGCAGTTAGTCAAAACCGAGCGTGCTCGACGGAAAATCCGCGCCCAACTGAACAAACGCCCCGAACGCATTGGTGAAAAACGCCTCGAAAATGCGCTCAGGCGCATGGGGCGCTCCTTCGACCGCCGTTTGCAAGCCCAAGCCGCAACGCTCGCCCGCACGTATGGCATGCAATCGCTTGACGATTTGTATCGCGCCATTGCCGCCAATCATCTCAACGCCCAGGAAGTCGCGCGGCGCATCTGCTATCCTGAGACAGCCCCCGCTGTTTACCGCTTCGACCTTGACCCAAGCGAAAAGGAGCATTACCGCGATTGGGGCGAGCCGGTGTACCGCTTTGCTGAATGTTGCCACCAGCGTTTGCAAGAAGATATCGGCAAGGCAGAGCGGAAAATATTGCCCTTTGTCGGCGAAATCCGCTCGTCGCGCCGTGTGATTGTGCATAGTATGCGCTGCGAACTTGCCGCGCATATTCCCCCCAATCGCCGTGTGCGCCTGGTCTATCACCGCGCCCATGACGCTTTGCAGGAAGTGACATTCACCGTCACGGCAAGCCTGCCGGCGGCGGCTTTGGTTCACCGCATTGCACACGAGGCTGAAAAACACGCGCTCGCGTTGACAAACTTGCGGTTGGAAACACAGACGCCGGGCATTACGCGGCTTGTGTTTACTTTGCAAAGCGACAGGGAGCACGCACTCTTCCATTTTTATGAGCTTGTACGCACGTTGGAATACGTGAACACCGTGGAAACCGATACCCCCTTGCTGGATGAGCGCATCGAGGAGCACAGGCGCTTTGCGAATACCGCGCCCACGTTGCTACGCATGCCGTTTAGCGCCAGTCGTCCTGTGGACAATCCGAACTATTTTGTTGGGCGCAAGCAAGAATCCAGGAAAATCGAGCGCTATCTGTGTTCAGAAAAAGCGCCCGGCAGCCTGCTCATTCACGGGCCGCAACGCATTGGCAAGACATCTTTGCTGAAGTATTTGGCGCATTTGCCTGGGTTGCGGCGCATGTACACGCACGTTTTCGTTGACCTGGCGCGCACAACCACCCATTCCCCCGCGGCGTTTTTGCGCTTGTTGTGCCGCGAAATCAAGCGCCAGGTGCCCCAAGTCAGCACCACGCCCGCTTTGGGGCACGGCGAAGAGGTGTTTGAACGTTTCTCGGAATGGCTGGAACGGGATGTGTTGCCGCGCGCCCAATACCCTTTGCTGGTCAAACTCGATGAGTTGGGCGTCTTTGTGGAATGGAGCCAGGACGAGGCGACCAGTGCGGCGTTTTTCAACTGGTTGCGTTCGTTCATCCAGCATGAAGAACGCATCGCATTCATTCTGGCGACTAGCGACCGCATTGTGGAACTCCTCAAGCATGTGGGCGTGTATAACCTGCTCAACGTAACCGACCACATCGCCCTGACCGTTCTCTCCCAGAAAGAGGCGCGCGCCCTGATTGCGGAACCGTTGCATGGCGAAGTCTTTTTCTTCACCGGCGCGCTGGAAATGTTGGCGCGTGAAACCGGCGGGCATCCCTTCTACCTGCAAATTTTGGGCGCAAAACTGGTAGACTATCTCAACCAGCAGAAGCGGCGCAAGGTCTCGGAAGCCGATGTCGAGCACATCATTGAGGCTTTTGTACGAACATCGAATGGGGCGCAGTTCTACCATCTCTGGAATCGGCAAGATGATGTACAAACGCTTGTGCTGGCTATCCTCGCCGCCGACCGTTTGCGCCAACCGTTGCCCTTGCACACCATCGTGGGGCGTTTGCGGCAACAAGCCCCCGATGTGAGCGAACAGCGCATTGCCGAAACGCTGAGCCTGCTTGTCGAACGCCAAACGTTGATCCGCATTCAATCCACCTCGAAGAGCGATGTGGTGTACATCTTCCAGGTGCCCCTCTTTGGACGGTGGTTTGCCCGCACCTATCCGCTAGACCTGCTCTTGCTCAAACGACGTCAAAAAAACAGGGCTTTCTGA
- a CDS encoding GH1 family beta-glucosidase gives MRLTFPDGFLWGVAASAYQIEGAAREDGRGESIWDRFSHQPYRTLNGDTGDVACDHYHRMPEDVAMMAELGIPCYGFTVAWPRILPEGRGQVNQKGLDFYNRLVDTLLEHGIRPKVTLFHWDLPQVLQDEGGWPNRDCPDWFADYARVVFDALGDRVDLWATINEPWVAAFIGYGMGIHAPGIQDAAQAYQAAHHLNLAHGKVVQLFRQGGYKGEIGYVLNLNGLLPGSDRPEDIEATQRLYDETHSFFLDPVFRGTYPEALFSWLGTQAPDVRDGDLDIIHTPIDFLGINHYNTDLIFYDVMSTHWLKVRSVPYSAPGWGQTEMGWGINPPGIKREIMNVVERYDNPKIIITENGCAMPDEPDENGFVADWNRIFFLKAHLQQVHEAIQDSANVQGYFVWSILDNFEWERGYSRRFGLVRVEYETLRRIPKQSAYWYRDVIRENALTI, from the coding sequence ATGCGCTTGACGTTTCCTGATGGATTTTTGTGGGGTGTTGCCGCATCGGCGTACCAGATTGAAGGTGCGGCGCGCGAGGATGGACGTGGTGAAAGCATTTGGGACCGCTTTTCCCACCAACCCTATCGTACCCTGAACGGGGACACTGGCGACGTGGCGTGTGATCACTACCATCGCATGCCCGAAGATGTCGCCATGATGGCGGAGTTGGGGATTCCCTGCTATGGCTTTACGGTGGCCTGGCCGCGTATTTTGCCGGAAGGGCGCGGGCAGGTGAACCAGAAGGGGCTGGACTTCTACAATCGCCTGGTGGACACCCTGTTGGAGCATGGCATTCGCCCCAAAGTGACGCTTTTCCACTGGGATTTGCCGCAAGTCTTGCAGGATGAAGGTGGTTGGCCCAACCGCGACTGTCCCGATTGGTTTGCCGACTATGCGCGTGTGGTGTTCGACGCGCTGGGCGACCGCGTTGACCTCTGGGCGACGATCAATGAGCCCTGGGTGGCGGCTTTCATCGGCTACGGCATGGGCATTCATGCGCCGGGCATTCAGGATGCGGCGCAGGCGTATCAGGCGGCGCATCATCTCAACCTGGCGCATGGCAAAGTTGTGCAACTCTTCCGCCAGGGGGGCTACAAGGGCGAAATTGGCTACGTGCTCAATCTCAACGGCTTGTTGCCGGGGAGCGACCGCCCGGAAGACATTGAAGCCACCCAACGGTTGTACGATGAAACCCACAGTTTCTTCCTCGACCCCGTTTTTCGGGGGACGTATCCCGAAGCGCTTTTCTCGTGGCTGGGGACCCAAGCGCCCGACGTGCGCGACGGCGACCTTGACATCATTCACACGCCGATTGATTTCCTGGGCATCAATCACTACAACACCGATCTTATTTTTTACGATGTGATGAGCACCCATTGGCTAAAAGTGCGTTCTGTTCCCTATTCCGCGCCGGGGTGGGGGCAAACTGAGATGGGGTGGGGGATCAACCCGCCGGGCATCAAACGTGAGATTATGAACGTGGTGGAACGGTACGACAATCCCAAAATCATCATCACCGAAAACGGGTGCGCCATGCCCGATGAGCCGGATGAAAATGGCTTTGTCGCCGACTGGAACCGTATTTTCTTCCTCAAAGCCCATTTGCAGCAAGTGCACGAGGCGATCCAGGACAGTGCGAACGTGCAGGGGTATTTTGTGTGGAGCATTCTGGATAATTTTGAATGGGAGCGGGGGTACAGTCGGCGCTTTGGGTTGGTGCGGGTGGAATATGAAACGCTGCGCCGTATTCCCAAACAGAGCGCGTATTGGTACCGTGATGTCATCCGCGAGAATGCGCTGACCATTTGA
- a CDS encoding carbohydrate ABC transporter permease: MAAQQPVLKARARRRNWRKLWGQLFVEASLLFLVVLWTIPTLGVFISSFRTPWDIQTSGWWTVLPHREWVVVEEFPKPETVDPDGVMEIAGAVGTFDEFRQGIETPDGRRVIWIGNKRLGKIQIQELRWTMRTDFTLDNYRAVLLGKTFEFKAPDGSTITVQGDNLIGAFLNSLTVAIPSTVIPILIAAFAAYGFAWMNFPGRRVLFIIVVALLVVPLQIALVPILQDYVKLNLNGTFLAVWLAHTGFGLPLATYLLFNYIRSLPRDILESAFIDGASHFTIFTRLVLPLSVPALASFAIFQFLWVWNDYLVALVFIGAKPDVQVLTMRIAEMVGSRGNDWHLLTAGAFVSMILPLIVFFSLQRYFVRGLLAGSVKG, from the coding sequence ATGGCGGCGCAACAACCGGTTTTGAAAGCACGCGCGCGGCGCCGCAATTGGCGAAAATTGTGGGGGCAACTTTTCGTCGAAGCGTCGCTGTTGTTCCTTGTCGTGTTGTGGACCATTCCCACACTGGGGGTGTTTATCTCCTCGTTCCGCACGCCGTGGGATATCCAAACCTCGGGCTGGTGGACGGTATTGCCGCACCGCGAATGGGTGGTGGTCGAGGAATTCCCCAAGCCTGAGACGGTTGACCCCGACGGTGTGATGGAGATTGCCGGCGCTGTCGGCACGTTCGATGAATTTCGACAGGGCATTGAAACACCGGACGGCCGCCGCGTGATTTGGATTGGCAACAAGCGCCTGGGCAAAATTCAAATTCAGGAATTGCGCTGGACGATGCGCACCGATTTTACGCTGGACAACTACCGCGCGGTGCTGCTGGGGAAAACCTTTGAATTCAAGGCGCCGGATGGCAGCACCATCACCGTGCAGGGCGACAATTTGATTGGCGCTTTTCTGAACAGCCTCACGGTGGCCATTCCATCCACCGTCATCCCGATTTTGATTGCAGCGTTTGCCGCCTACGGTTTCGCCTGGATGAATTTCCCCGGTCGGCGGGTGCTCTTCATTATTGTTGTGGCGCTTTTGGTGGTGCCCTTGCAAATTGCGCTGGTGCCGATTTTGCAAGACTACGTCAAACTCAACCTCAACGGGACCTTTTTGGCGGTCTGGCTGGCGCATACCGGTTTTGGGCTTCCCTTGGCGACGTATTTGCTCTTCAACTACATTCGCAGTTTGCCGCGCGACATTCTCGAATCGGCGTTCATTGACGGCGCGTCGCATTTCACCATCTTTACGCGCCTGGTGCTTCCGCTTTCTGTGCCGGCGCTGGCTTCTTTCGCCATTTTCCAATTTCTCTGGGTCTGGAACGATTACCTGGTCGCGCTGGTGTTTATTGGCGCAAAACCCGATGTCCAGGTGCTCACGATGCGCATTGCGGAGATGGTGGGGTCGCGCGGGAACGACTGGCACTTGCTGACAGCCGGCGCCTTTGTATCCATGATTTTGCCGCTGATTGTCTTCTTCTCGCTTCAACGCTATTTTGTGCGCGGCTTGCTGGCGGGCTCGGTGAAGGGGTGA
- a CDS encoding carbohydrate ABC transporter permease: MSTQGEIRKTPLDWLVATFGRLAVSIVIPIVVFGVMILGFQWLRAQTPSSNTQKALLSLVAIVWGVGGTALLYVVMNFVVESLPPNLMRLLQPYVFVGPAMAILGWYLAVPTIRTFWLSLHDRTGEKFVGLSNYVAVFTERAMFEAFRNNLLWILFGATFTVVFGLIIAVLADRSRFENIAKSLIFMPMAISMVGAGVIWNFIYEVRDINSPQIGLLNAIVVALGGEPQAWTALIQPWNNLFLIVVMIWMQTGFAMVIFSAAIKGIPDELLEAARVDGANELQVFFRIMLPYISGTIITVLTTVVIFALKIFDIVQVMTGGQFGTHVIATQFYRQAFTNQNKGYASAIAIVLLITVIPVMIYNLRHFSEEEAF; encoded by the coding sequence ATGAGCACACAAGGCGAAATACGCAAAACCCCGCTGGATTGGCTGGTAGCGACGTTTGGGCGTTTGGCGGTTTCTATTGTGATCCCCATTGTGGTGTTTGGGGTGATGATTTTGGGCTTCCAGTGGTTGCGGGCACAAACGCCGTCATCCAACACGCAAAAGGCGTTGTTGTCCCTGGTGGCGATTGTGTGGGGTGTGGGGGGAACCGCCCTGTTGTACGTCGTGATGAATTTTGTGGTGGAAAGTTTGCCGCCGAATTTGATGCGTTTGTTGCAGCCGTATGTTTTTGTCGGGCCGGCGATGGCGATTTTGGGATGGTATTTGGCGGTGCCGACCATTCGCACCTTTTGGTTGAGTTTGCACGACCGCACCGGCGAAAAATTTGTTGGCTTGTCCAACTACGTGGCGGTCTTTACCGAGCGCGCCATGTTTGAGGCGTTTCGCAACAATTTGTTGTGGATTCTGTTCGGCGCGACATTCACGGTGGTGTTTGGGTTGATTATCGCCGTGCTTGCCGACCGTAGCCGCTTTGAAAACATCGCCAAGTCGCTCATTTTCATGCCCATGGCCATTTCCATGGTTGGGGCGGGCGTCATCTGGAATTTTATCTATGAAGTGCGCGACATCAACAGCCCCCAAATTGGCCTGCTCAACGCGATTGTTGTAGCCCTGGGGGGCGAACCGCAAGCGTGGACGGCGCTCATTCAGCCCTGGAACAATCTCTTTTTGATTGTGGTGATGATTTGGATGCAAACCGGTTTTGCCATGGTCATTTTCTCGGCGGCTATCAAAGGCATTCCCGATGAGTTGCTCGAAGCGGCGCGTGTGGACGGGGCGAACGAATTACAGGTCTTCTTCCGTATCATGTTGCCGTACATCAGCGGCACCATCATCACAGTGCTGACAACGGTGGTCATCTTCGCGCTCAAAATCTTCGACATTGTGCAGGTGATGACCGGCGGGCAGTTTGGCACGCATGTGATTGCGACACAGTTTTATCGGCAGGCGTTTACCAATCAGAACAAAGGATATGCCTCGGCGATTGCCATTGTGTTGTTGATAACCGTCATTCCGGTGATGATTTACAACCTGCGGCATTTTAGCGAAGAGGAGGCGTTCTAA
- a CDS encoding ABC transporter substrate-binding protein, giving the protein MRIKSRKWSFLAVLLVALMALAACGGGEETTQTEEPAETSPTATTAPAESGGESGGEMAGEGSYYERALAGEFKGTVVTMTGPFTDEDAVKFNESVREFEEATGIDIQYEGSKEFEATISIRVEAGDAPDIVDFPQPGLLGTFVKQGKVVDVREFLSEEYLQQQYNQSWLDMATLEGPDGPVMAGVWHRFNAKSLVWYPKDDFEAAGYQIPTTWDELIALSDQIKADGDTPWCIGIESGAATGWPATDWMEDIMLRTTSLENYDKWVRGELPFSSPEVKRAAELMAQIWFTDGYVYGGRAAIATTFFGDAPAPMFEEPPKCWLHRQGNFITSFFPEGVQAGVDYDFFYFPPIDEEYGKPWLVAGDIMAMFNDRPEVRAVMEYFTRGEALKGWLAAGGALSPHKDAQIDWYGDPVERRIAELVQEATAFRFDGSDLMPGEVGAGSFWKAMTDWVSGTVDLDTALAEIDASWPR; this is encoded by the coding sequence ATGCGTATCAAATCCCGGAAGTGGTCATTTTTGGCTGTTTTGCTGGTGGCGTTGATGGCTTTGGCGGCTTGTGGTGGTGGTGAAGAAACCACCCAAACCGAAGAGCCCGCCGAAACATCCCCCACAGCCACAACCGCCCCCGCCGAGAGTGGCGGTGAAAGTGGCGGTGAGATGGCCGGCGAAGGTTCGTATTACGAACGCGCGTTGGCCGGCGAGTTCAAAGGCACTGTCGTCACGATGACGGGGCCGTTCACCGATGAAGACGCCGTCAAGTTCAACGAGTCGGTGCGTGAATTTGAGGAAGCCACAGGGATTGACATCCAATACGAAGGCTCCAAAGAATTTGAAGCCACCATTTCAATCCGCGTGGAAGCCGGCGACGCCCCGGATATTGTGGACTTCCCGCAACCTGGCTTGTTGGGCACGTTCGTCAAGCAGGGCAAAGTGGTGGACGTGCGCGAATTCCTGAGCGAAGAGTACCTGCAACAGCAGTACAACCAATCGTGGCTGGACATGGCGACGCTTGAAGGTCCCGATGGGCCTGTGATGGCGGGTGTGTGGCACCGCTTCAACGCGAAGAGCCTGGTCTGGTATCCGAAGGATGATTTCGAGGCAGCGGGCTATCAAATTCCGACGACGTGGGATGAATTGATTGCGTTGTCGGACCAAATCAAGGCGGATGGGGATACGCCGTGGTGCATTGGGATTGAATCCGGTGCAGCGACGGGGTGGCCGGCGACGGACTGGATGGAAGACATCATGCTGCGCACAACGTCGTTGGAAAACTATGACAAGTGGGTGCGCGGCGAGTTGCCGTTCTCCTCGCCGGAAGTGAAGCGCGCCGCTGAATTGATGGCGCAAATCTGGTTCACGGATGGGTATGTGTACGGTGGCCGTGCGGCGATTGCCACGACATTCTTTGGTGATGCGCCCGCGCCCATGTTCGAGGAACCGCCCAAGTGCTGGCTCCACCGCCAGGGCAACTTCATTACCTCGTTCTTCCCCGAAGGCGTGCAGGCGGGCGTGGATTACGACTTCTTCTACTTCCCGCCCATTGATGAAGAGTACGGCAAACCGTGGTTGGTGGCCGGCGACATCATGGCGATGTTCAACGACCGCCCCGAAGTGCGCGCAGTGATGGAATACTTCACGCGTGGTGAAGCGCTGAAAGGGTGGCTGGCGGCTGGTGGCGCGCTGTCGCCGCACAAGGATGCACAGATTGACTGGTACGGCGACCCCGTGGAGCGCCGCATTGCCGAATTGGTGCAGGAAGCCACCGCGTTCCGCTTTGACGGTTCGGACTTGATGCCGGGCGAAGTCGGCGCTGGTTCGTTCTGGAAAGCGATGACCGACTGGGTCTCCGGCACGGTGGACCTGGATACGGCGCTGGCTGAAATTGATGCGTCTTGGCCGCGCTAA
- the secD gene encoding protein translocase subunit SecD, protein MTRERLVELLLIALIGVAAIWLALPSTTTLTITNPLTGEVIFSRDVSYRRGLDLAGGLHVVLEADVPEGTEVSSDRMEAAREIIERRINALGTTEPIIQVAGNNRIVVDIPGVQNPDEVIATFGQTGLLEFIDAGTDTLVPGQEVVTDYPEPPADVPEGTKVYHTILTGADLETASVGFHPETNEPVVSFKFKDGEPTQKLREFTRNNVGRVMAIVLDKRVISAPVIRDEIPNGSGIIEGNFTLESARALEIQLRYGALPVPLKIVQVRTVGATLGEDSVQRSVLAGLIGVISVAIFMLLYYRLPGLLANLALIIYGAVSLSLFKLLPVTLTLAGIAGFILSIGMAVDANILIFERMKEELRSGKSLGAAARIGFRRAWPSIRDSNFSTLITCAILFWFGATFGASIVKGFAVTLAIGVIVSFFSAIFVTRIFLETVMGLGRVTREWWYGV, encoded by the coding sequence ATGACACGCGAACGTTTGGTTGAATTGCTGTTGATTGCCCTCATTGGTGTTGCAGCCATCTGGCTGGCACTCCCATCAACAACCACGCTCACTATTACAAACCCATTGACTGGCGAAGTTATTTTTTCACGTGATGTGAGTTATCGGCGCGGGCTCGACCTCGCCGGCGGCCTTCACGTGGTGCTTGAAGCCGATGTCCCGGAAGGGACCGAAGTGTCGAGCGACCGCATGGAAGCCGCCCGTGAAATCATCGAGCGCCGTATCAACGCCCTCGGGACGACCGAGCCGATTATTCAGGTTGCCGGCAACAACCGCATTGTGGTGGACATTCCCGGTGTCCAAAACCCCGACGAGGTGATCGCCACCTTTGGGCAAACCGGTTTGCTTGAATTCATTGACGCCGGTACGGATACGCTCGTGCCGGGGCAAGAAGTCGTCACCGACTACCCCGAACCGCCCGCCGATGTGCCTGAGGGTACCAAAGTGTACCACACTATCCTCACCGGGGCTGACCTGGAAACGGCGTCGGTTGGGTTCCACCCTGAAACAAACGAACCCGTGGTCTCCTTCAAATTCAAAGACGGCGAGCCAACACAAAAACTGCGCGAGTTTACCCGCAACAATGTGGGGCGGGTAATGGCAATTGTGCTCGACAAGCGCGTAATCAGTGCGCCCGTCATCCGTGATGAAATTCCAAACGGGTCGGGCATTATCGAAGGGAACTTCACGCTGGAAAGCGCCCGTGCACTCGAAATCCAGTTGCGCTATGGTGCCTTGCCTGTGCCGCTCAAAATTGTGCAGGTGCGCACTGTTGGCGCAACACTGGGTGAAGACTCGGTGCAGCGCAGTGTGCTGGCCGGCTTGATTGGCGTCATTTCGGTGGCCATCTTCATGCTGCTCTACTACCGCCTGCCCGGCTTGCTCGCCAACCTGGCGCTCATCATCTACGGCGCGGTCTCTTTGTCGCTTTTCAAACTTCTTCCCGTGACGCTGACGCTTGCTGGTATCGCCGGCTTCATTCTTTCGATTGGTATGGCGGTGGACGCCAACATTCTCATCTTTGAGCGTATGAAAGAAGAACTCCGCAGCGGGAAATCGCTGGGCGCCGCCGCACGCATTGGTTTTCGGCGGGCGTGGCCCAGCATTCGCGATTCCAACTTCTCAACGCTCATCACCTGCGCCATTCTGTTCTGGTTTGGGGCAACATTTGGCGCCAGTATCGTGAAAGGCTTTGCCGTCACACTGGCTATCGGTGTGATCGTCTCGTTCTTCTCAGCCATCTTTGTCACGCGCATCTTCCTCGAAACCGTCATGGGGCTGGGGCGCGTGACCCGCGAGTGGTGGTACGGTGTATAA
- a CDS encoding single-stranded DNA-binding protein, protein MARGLNKVMIIGNVGREPELRYTPNGTPVVNFSVAVGRQWTTPDGERHHATEWFNVVAWRELAEICARLLSKGKRVYIEGSLQTRSWEDSQGQRQYRIELVADQMILLDRPATNDTDEEDEDETDTYSPAEGETV, encoded by the coding sequence ATGGCTCGCGGATTGAACAAAGTTATGATTATCGGTAATGTCGGGCGTGAACCTGAATTGCGCTACACCCCCAACGGAACCCCGGTGGTCAATTTCAGTGTGGCCGTCGGCCGCCAGTGGACCACGCCCGATGGGGAACGCCATCACGCGACCGAATGGTTCAACGTGGTGGCCTGGCGCGAACTGGCTGAAATCTGCGCCCGTCTGCTCAGCAAGGGCAAGCGCGTGTACATTGAAGGAAGTCTGCAAACACGCAGTTGGGAAGATTCACAAGGGCAACGCCAGTATCGCATCGAACTGGTTGCCGACCAAATGATTCTGCTCGACCGCCCTGCAACGAACGACACCGACGAAGAAGACGAAGACGAAACCGACACTTACTCGCCCGCAGAAGGCGAAACTGTCTAA